One segment of Carya illinoinensis cultivar Pawnee chromosome 1, C.illinoinensisPawnee_v1, whole genome shotgun sequence DNA contains the following:
- the LOC122307983 gene encoding uncharacterized protein LOC122307983: MDCIWFYRNQIVHGSPTIPIDNFIKSALNLFQEHRGAWNEKTSSASFQWTPPVRGKISVSFDVAVRPFGSTIAAVCRDHLGNILACATNFTKNCNPNNGEALAALLGIRIASEKEWKSINLEGDSQVVISALNNPLNITDWAIEGAIQDSRTLLRNFDDWKATKIHRDQNRCAHQIAQWASSNSVFKDIPLNWIHQCLLEFHSGKDPPSV; this comes from the coding sequence ATGGATTGTATCTGGTTCTATAGAAATCAAATTGTTCATGGCTCTCCAACCATTCCTATTGACAATTTTATCAAGAGTGCCCTTAATCTCTTTCAAGAACATAGGGGGGCTTGGAATGAGAAAACTAGTAGTGCAAGTTTCCAATGGACACCACCTGTTAGAGGTAAAATCTCTGTCTCTTTTGATGTTGCAGTTAGACCCTTTGGTAGTACCATAGCTGCGGTGTGTAGAGATCATCTAGGGAACATATTAGCATGTGCAACTAATTTTACCAAAAACTGCAATCCTAATAATGGTGAGGCACTAGCGGCTCTGCTTGGTATCAGAATAGCATCAGAAAAAGAGTGGAAGAGCATCAATCTAGAAGGTGATTCGCAGGTTGTGATCTCAGCCTTAAACAACCCCCTCAACATAACTGATTGGGCAATAGAAGGAGCAATTCAAGACTCAAGAACTCTACTCAGAAACTTTGATGATTGGAAAGCAACAAAAATACATCGGGATCAGAATCGATGCGCGCACCAGATTGCGCAATGGGCTTCCTCAAATTCTGTATTTAAGGATATCCCCTTAAACTGGATTCACCAATGTCTATTGGAATTTCATAGTGGGAAGGACCCACCGTCTGTGTAA